One window from the genome of Malus domestica chromosome 01, GDT2T_hap1 encodes:
- the LOC103407840 gene encoding probable Histone-lysine N-methyltransferase ATXR5, whose protein sequence is MAPATTSSAAAAAAPAHLFIRFNRRTSAPRQPSPPGSPPKKKMKSMAEIMAKAKFTVVERGDYGDVTCEHCGSGDRSDELLLCDKCDRGFHMKCLRPIVAIVPIGSWLCPACSGHRRVRSFSQKKIVDFFRIQKCSDRYPKDECASPQDARKRRRRSGSLVLQKRRRRILPFVSSEDPAQRLKQMGSLASALTALHMEFSDDLAYMPGMAPRSANQSKFEDGGMQILSKEDTETLELCRTMCKRGECPPLKVAFDSHEGFTVEADEQMKDMTFIAEYTGDVDYIKHRENDDCDSMMTLLLATEPSKSLVICPDKRGNIARFINGINNHTLEGKKKQNCKCVRYSVNGECRVFLVATRDIAKGERLYYDYNGYEQEYPTQHFL, encoded by the exons ATGGCTCCGGCCACCACCTCCTCGGCGGCTGCGGCAGCTGCTCCAGCTCACCTTTTTATCCGCTTCAACCGGAGGACATCGGCGCCGCGCCAGCCTTCGCCGCCTGGGTCGCCgccgaagaagaagatgaagtccATGGCGGAGATAATGGCGAAGGCTAAATTCACGGTGGTGGAGAGAGGTGATTATGGCGACGTTACCTGCGAGCATTGTGGGTCGGGTGACCGATCCGACGAGCTGCTTCTTTGCGATAAATGCGATAGAGGCTTCCACATGAAATGCCTCAGGCCTATCGTCGCCATTGTCCCTATTGGATCATGGCTCTGCCCTGCCTGCTCCGGACACAGACGAGTAAGAA GTTTCTCGCAGAAAAAAATTGTTGATTTTTTCCGGATTCAGAAATGTAGTGATCGATACCCCAAAGACGAATGTGCTTCTCCTCAAG ATGCCAGAAAACGCCGGAGGCGTTCAGGATCATTAGTGTtgcagaagagaagaagaagaatacttCCATTTGTTTCATCAGAAGATCCTGCTCAAAGGCTGAAACAAATGGGTTCGCTGGCTTCTGCTTTAACAGCATTGCACATGGAATTCAGTGATGATCTCGCTTACATGCCCGGAATGGCTCCAAGATCTGCTAATCAGTCCAAGTTTGAAGATGGTGGCATGCAG ATTCTTTCCAAGGAAGATACCGAGACATTGGAGCTTTGCAGAACCATGTGCAAAAGAGGCGAATGCCCTCCTCTTAAAGTAGCTTTTGATTCACACGAAGG TTTTACAGTAGAGGCTGATGAGCAGATGAAGGATATGACTTTTATTGCTGAATACACGGGTGATGTTGATTACATTAAGCATCGGGAAAATGACGATTGTGACAGTATGATGACCCTTCTGTTAGCAACTGAACCATCTAaaagtcttgtcatctgcccgGATAAACGCGGAAACATTGCTCGATTTATCAACGGCATCAACAATCATACCTT GGAAGGAAAAAAGAAGCAGAATTGTAAATGCGTGAGATACAGTGTTAATGGTGAATGTCGGGTCTTTTTGGTTGCTACTCGTGATATTGCTAAAGGGGAGAGGCTATATTATGACTATAACGGATACGAGCAAGAGTACCCTACTCAACATTTTCTCTGA